A genomic segment from Thermoplasmatales archaeon encodes:
- a CDS encoding Ig-like domain-containing protein, which produces MGGGYKSNSSYFPTTPYVEFKIEIWGLHPGWNKITVTFCSTYGGCGSDSVNVTYVPPDNQPPTITITSPRNGSTFTEPNITVKGYITDNIGIAGFGYTHEWKGGATGSYAARRPAHILSI; this is translated from the coding sequence TTGGGAGGAGGTTATAAAAGCAATTCTTCTTATTTTCCAACAACACCATATGTAGAATTTAAAATAGAAATATGGGGATTGCATCCAGGATGGAATAAAATAACTGTTACTTTCTGTAGCACTTATGGAGGATGTGGTTCGGATTCAGTAAATGTAACATATGTTCCCCCAGATAATCAACCACCAACAATAACCATAACAAGCCCTCGAAATGGTTCAACTTTTACAGAACCAAATATAACAGTTAAGGGATATATAACTGATAATATAGGAATAGCTGGGTTTGGGTACACCCACGAATGGAAAGGAGGAGCAACAGGAAGCTATGCCGCTAGAAGACCCGCCCACATATTATCCATTTGA
- a CDS encoding 30S ribosomal protein S17e: protein MGNIKPSFIKNIAIELVDKFPDVFSDDFEKNKLMVEKFTTIKSKNTRNRVAGYIARMMEDRKKKNEEGS, encoded by the coding sequence TTGGGAAACATAAAGCCTTCATTCATAAAAAATATAGCAATAGAGCTGGTAGACAAATTTCCAGATGTATTTAGCGATGATTTTGAAAAAAATAAGTTGATGGTAGAAAAATTCACTACAATAAAATCAAAAAATACTAGGAATAGGGTAGCGGGTTATATTGCAAGGATGATGGAGGATAGAAAGAAGAAAAATGAAGAAGGAAGTTGA
- the ribB gene encoding 3,4-dihydroxy-2-butanone-4-phosphate synthase translates to MKKEVEKAIDELRKGNFILVYDADGREEETDFFIPAEFVKAESIYRMRKDGGGLIFIMLEYNIAKKLGLPYLSEIIYNCSDNWPLFREIIPNDIPYDTKSSFSLTINHRKTFTGIRDIDRAMTISKFAEIVKEAEKLESKEAMNIFGKNFRSPGHVPICISAKNLLKERNGHTELGIALAEMAGLTPVMAGCEMLDFGESLSKKKAREYALMNGLVFVEGYEIVEAWEEWQG, encoded by the coding sequence ATGAAGAAGGAAGTTGAAAAAGCGATAGATGAGCTGAGAAAAGGAAATTTTATTCTTGTATATGATGCGGATGGTAGGGAGGAAGAAACAGATTTTTTTATTCCCGCAGAATTTGTAAAAGCAGAGTCAATATATAGAATGAGGAAAGATGGAGGAGGACTCATATTTATAATGCTGGAATATAATATTGCAAAAAAGCTTGGTCTGCCATATCTTTCAGAGATTATTTATAATTGCTCAGATAATTGGCCCCTTTTCAGGGAAATTATTCCAAATGACATACCATATGATACAAAATCATCATTCTCCCTTACAATAAATCATAGAAAAACTTTTACTGGAATAAGGGATATAGATAGAGCAATGACTATATCAAAATTTGCTGAAATTGTTAAAGAAGCGGAGAAGCTTGAGAGCAAAGAAGCAATGAATATTTTTGGAAAAAATTTCAGAAGCCCAGGGCATGTTCCAATTTGCATTTCCGCAAAAAACCTCCTTAAGGAGAGGAATGGGCACACTGAGCTTGGCATAGCGCTGGCGGAGATGGCTGGCTTAACCCCTGTGATGGCGGGATGTGAGATGCTTGATTTCGGGGAGAGCCTGAGCAAGAAGAAGGCGAGGGAATATGCTTTGATGAATGGGCTTGTTTTTGTTGAAGGGTATGAAATTGTGGAGGCCTGGGAGGAATGGCAAGGGTAA